The following coding sequences are from one Epinephelus moara isolate mb chromosome 7, YSFRI_EMoa_1.0, whole genome shotgun sequence window:
- the vtcn1 gene encoding V-set domain-containing T-cell activation inhibitor 1 isoform X2, whose protein sequence is MITLIILFSALIILILSLAFTGNLSEVMSSSRFPVANLGEDKLISCYLNTESQQGRLREVSVIWEKKDMTGLVYQYRDGAPALERQNPQFKGRTQLFPDALLTGNASLLLRSVRQSDEGQYTCSITSSDGGGKVNIHLRTAAYSTPTFKFSGGILVAEASRWFPKPNVTWTSFNGDVLNGSTSYAQNSAGIFSLVSNLQHVNISDIYTCKIENDLVTSISRETVTASDVLGSTYFTFNAAPPLLTSSTYLSIMTSVLCIYYLIQ, encoded by the exons GCAACTTGTCCGAGgtgatgagcagcagcaggttcCCCGTCGCCAACCTCGGCGAGGACAAGCTCATCAGCTGCTATCTGAACACAGAGAGTCAACAAGGCAGACTCAGAGAGGTGTCTGTCATCTGGGAGAAGAAGGATATGACAGGACTGGTTTACCAGTACAGGGACGGAGCTCCGGCTCTTGAGCGCCAGAATCCCCAGTTTAAAGGGAGAACTCAGCTTTTCCCCGATGCTTTGCTCACGGGTAACGCctccctgctgctgaggagtgtgagaCAGAGTGACGAGGGGCAGTACACCTGCAGCATCACCTCCTCTGATGGAGGAGGGAAGGTCAATATTCACCTCAGAACAGCAG CCTATTCAACCCCCACATTTAAATTCTCCGGCGGCATCCTGGTTGCTGAAGCGAGCAGGTGGTTCCCTAAACCAAATGTGACATGGACCAGCTTCAATGGAGATGTCCTGAATGGAAGCACGAGCTACGCACAGAACTCTGCAGGGATTTTCAGTTTAGTCAGCAACCTGCAGCACGTCAACATCAGCGACATCTACACCTGCAAGATAGAAAATGACCTGGTGACCTCCATCTCCAGGGAAACTGTAACAG CCTCTGATGTTTTGGGGAGCACATACTTCACCTTCAATGCTGCACCGCCCCTACTGACGTCATCGACATACCTGAGCATCATGACCAGTGTCCTCTGCATCTATTATCTGAtccaataa